A window of Rhododendron vialii isolate Sample 1 chromosome 11a, ASM3025357v1 genomic DNA:
AGACCAGTACGACCAGCATCAACCGATACAAGTCGGTATTTGAAATTGTACAAAATACCTATTTTTGTGTACCAATTTATATTTGGTACATATCGGTACGAAACAGAATTCACAACATTGATTGAGATTCACTTTAGTTGTAGGCCCAAACATAAGAGAAATCTCAATTATTCATTTCCCTCTCGGACATGTTGGGGGAAACTTTACTGTACACTGACATGCTAGAGGTAACCCACATGTCATCCGTGTTCATACTTCACCTTCATCCACTCATTTCACACAGGAAGCAGAAATGGCCACAGCCACTCTCTGCTTCTGTTCTGCGAAAAATCCAATCAAACCCTCCAAATTCCGGCCTTCAaagtcctctctctcctcctataATAAACCCAATTCCTCTGCAATCACAACTAGTCTTTCTCGCACAATTTCCCTCTTTCCTTCTTCGACTCGTTTCGGCCTCGCGAAGAGACTCAATCCCTTCCTCTGCAAAAGCACTTCCACCGTCTCCACTAGCACCACTAATTACGAGGTAGTCTTTTTTGCAATGCTTAATTTCTCGGCAATTTCTCTGTTTGGTTGTGGTATGAGAAAGGtgattgtttcaattttcatttctgTTTGTAACCTTgaaaacaaatataaataagTTGAATACTTGACTTGGTTTTTTTTAGTAGGTGGTGTAATTCTTCTGATGTTTTGTTGATTCATATATACCCCTTGACGTACGCATGACTCTAATAACATCTCCAACCTTCGCTTCCGGTTTGGagcctttaaattttttttgaaggctgatgtGGCAATTTGACACCCGTAAtattctttctccaatcatgaTGTCAAATTTGTTCTCATGATCTTGAAGATAAAAACTTAAACACTGTTTTTGTTAATCCAAAAGTCCACATTTGCATTTGacacttgattttatttttgaagcAATTGGTTGAATTCAAATCCATGTACGATTCGACTCTCATTTGAAGGTAAGGGTGGAGAGACCTATGATGTTAATTTTGACAAGTGGAGCTCCACATTAGATTTGACTCCTCCCATTGAAGATGCTTTAAGGCCCCCTTTGGCCTAAAGTTTTCAATCTTTTTGACGGAatctttttttgtcattttctcttaatttttactaAATATCTTGGATTTATTGTCCGTCTTGACGAGAGAattcagaaaagtataaaactATAGACCAAAGTTGCAAAAAGTCCTGACAACTTTAAATACACCAAAAGACTgtctttttttgaactgttatCCATCTTTGGTAAactttttctaattttggtCTATAATTTTTCATGCATTTATGATTTCCCGCATCGAGACGAACgatgtgatgtaaaaattatgacgaaaagcGGGAAAAAAATGTAACTAAAGTTAAATAAACCAGACAGTCTTTACCAAATATTAATTTAGTCCAACTCTAACTTCGGTAAAACAGATGGATATGGGGTGACGGGTAATACATTTTCAGATTAATTCTGTGTTGCcgaaaattatgtttttagCTAATTTTGTAGTTCTTGAAACAAATAATGAAGAATTACCACCGGTTATACGCCTATGAATTCGTTCGTTTATGCATTTTCTCATTAACAGCCCTTAAATCAAGAGGATAGATGTATGTGTTGCCATTTTCTAATGTCTAAAGGAATCAACTGAATATCTTACCATCATAATTTTTCATCCTTTTCACATTAAACTTTCTTCAGTTTGATGGAGGTGACTGTATGTTCCTACATAATATTAATACGGTTAATACTTGAGGATACTGAAATAAAGGATAAATGTAAAGAGCACTTAGCTTCGGGAGAAGCACCATATAGATTCTATTTGTCAATTTTTACTTATATTTCCTATACAGAGTAATAGCATAGGTACTCAAAAATATATGTTAAATTTCTAGCATTAAACCTCAAGGAGCTTTATAAAAGAAAGGAAGTTCCATTATTAATACCTATATTAGTGATCTTCTGGGACCAATTTCATTACTCAGCACATTCTTAGTCATCTGTATTGTGATTGCTTTTGAAAATACAAGGACTCTCACCTGAGTGTGCATGTTTGTGTACAATTCACAATAGTAGTGTCCTCGTGTACTTTTGAAACCAAAGAGGCTTGGTAGTGTTTCTGTCTACTTACTCTCCCATTCAGGTTCCTTAATGCACTATTAAAGTTGTATGGTTTCTGTTTTTGGTGTTATTATGAAACGAGAGATGCTTGGTAGAGCTGTGAACTATTCTCTCCCTTATTACATTCTTAATGGATTAGTAAAGTTGCATGGCTTCTGTTTTCGCTCTAACATATTAACAGAAGAGATCctgtttcaatttttcaatctattttcTGCTTTGGGATAGGAATTGGTTTACCGATTGGATTAAGCCTCAAAATACAGTTGTCGATGTATGATGCAGTTTTTGGATGGTCCCACTGAATTGGAGTTGAGGCTAGAACTCGGTAAATATGCCATTAATAGTACAAGAGACATATTTGTGGATGCGGATGAGAGCTCTTTAACAGTCAGAGTACAGCACTCCGGGTCACTTTGGACTCTGATGGAAGCTACTTGTCTTTATGACAAGATAAAGCCTGCTGAAACAATATGGTTTGTGCAATGAATCATATGCTATAAATCTTCTTAACAACAATAGTTGCATGTTTTAAATTGAAGTCTATTTGTTCCAGGTACTTAGATGATGATCAACTGGTTGTTAATTTGAAGAAACATGACCCAGAGTTACATTGGCCTGACATTATCGAGTCCTGGGAATCCCTTTCAGTAGGAGTTATGCAGCTCTTGAAAGGGATATCGATTTACTTAGTTGGGGATTCATCTGAAATCAACGAAAAAATCGCTCAAGAACTAGCTGTTGGTCTTGGGTACTACCTTTTATTCCTTGAATTTGAAGGACATGAATTTTTCATCCATCTATTTTTCTGACTAGATAATTGTATCATTAATTTGTTCACCTACTTGAATCACCTACCTTGCACCAAATTGGTCCCCAGAAAAATGAATAGATAGTTTAACAATATAGTAATCAGGCATGTATATTATTGTGGGAATATGTGAGCTTTGTGCTGCTGGACTCTCCGTATCATTGCTTTTCGTTGGACGTTGTATCTTTTGCTTATAATGCTATGACAATCACAGTAGTCTTGATGGGGATACTATTTCACTTTTTTAATAGCTTCTTGTCTAGTCAATGACGCCAACCACGTGATATTGATGCAACTTTGTTTTCGCTAAGTAATGGAGAGTCTTTCTAGGATGATTCTCAATCTGTACTTGATGAATATCTCTTATGTTTTAATCTCTTTTCCTCTTTGGTCCATATGGTTTGCAGGTATACTCCATTTACTACAAAAGAGCTGTTGGAAACGTATGGCCAGAAAACAATTAACTCATGTGAGTGTGGTCATATTATTTGTTGAGTGAGCTTAAAGACTGTAATTTTCCTTTTATGGACAATGGCTTCCTTTTATTGACATTGACGGTAAAGATTTCCAACAAAGTTGTTACGGAAAACAAAGACCTTATGGAGATAACTTTTACCCTATATGGTACGAGAAAGGCCATGTACAATCTTATGCCTGCCTTCTGTTTGGTGGATGTTTTGGAGGTGAATCATTACCATTATGTTGAGTGCATTTTCAGAATCGCTTTggatatgcattgtttattttttgcacgGAATACTTCCTTTTGACTCccctgatgatgatgatgatgatgatgatgatacttacaattttttaagaaagggAAATCAAACTTTTTGGAGTTACTTCCTGTTCAGATGATTTTTAATGTGTTAAGTAACACTTGAACTGCTCAATGTGACTTGTATCGCCAATCTTGCAGTGCATTAACGAGTCTAATCAATTCCAGGGGTGATTGCAGAGGGTTCTGACTCCGTTGTAGACGCAGAAAGTGTTGTATTAGAAAGCCTTAGTAGGTATGGGTCATATGTCCTTGGCTTGAATTGAGTCTTTATTTCTGTTTGGATAAGTAAAAACACCTGTGCATTCTTTATTGATTTTGCAGTAATCTGCGTGTTGTCGTTGCAACTTTAGGAGGACAGCTTGGTGCTGCTGGAAGAGCTGATAAATGGCAGCATCTTTATGCCGGATTTACGGTCTGGCTTTCTCAGTCCGAAGCAACAGGTAACATCTTTGAACttgccataatttttttttttttttttgggttaaatgtTTTGTTTGGGGAAGTTAGTCAGCATGAGTTTGGTTACTATTACGTTTATAACATCTTGGGCACCCCAGAAGTTTACACGTACACTTCTGATATTGTATCCATCTGATGGCTGAGTATATATTATGTAGGATTTGAGTTTCAAGACTCATATATTAGGCTGATTACAATAAACACACCCTTAAATGTTGGTTGTTTGTCACCTATCAGAAGAATTTATACTACCCCAACCCCTACCAAACCCAACCTATCAACAAGGTTCTCAATTTCCTCTCCAGGGGAATTGAACCCAAAACCTCAGATAAATGCAGCTACACAACCATTGGGCCAAGTGCCCTGGCTGTTAAATATATCTTTTTTGCCCCGTATACTTTGAAGAAAGTAACAAGCTCTGAATATAGTATCTCAAATGTAACGTAAGATGCGTAATAAAGCAGCCCAATGAGTAGTGCAAGGTGCAGGGATTGAACTGACTAACCACATGCACAGCATATACAATATGTGGATGGGTGACAGTAAGATAAACCAAACAACCTCCCAATTGATGATACAATGTAGGATCCTCAAGAGGGCACACTGATCGGGTCGTTTccgtaccaaaaataattaataaaacgaaacaattactactactactcaaATGAACAGTGGTAAGTATTCCTAATATCGCTCCACATGGATTATAAGGCTGAGTTACaattatttcaattaatttctatattAATCCGAGAAAAAGATTGATTGATTGCTGGTTTCTTAAAACTATTGAACTGAAATTAAAGACGATAGAAAAGCAGAAAATAGTTGATGGGAAAAAGCTCTAGAGTTTTGAATCCACCCTTTCCCCTCGTAACCTAAATATGTTTCAATTGTAGGTCATAtattcgaatcaatccggaTATCGTAGGATTGCAAGCCCTTCTGATACCtcctaaaaataatttatgaatcGCCAATTGGCATGGACTAGCTCTGCCTAGCACGAATCGTCTTACTAACACAACCCGTCTCAAATTAAAGTACGGATCGTCTTATCGGCACAACGCATCTTACGTAGCATAATCCATCCAACCGGTTAtcataaaacaattaaaactgttgtatgaacgtgcataaaaCTTGTTATTTCATACACAAGATTTGCTGGAAAGAAGTAATTTCATAAATAAATCCTTGAAAGTCATACAACcgtgattcgaataataaaacctaaatcaaaacataaacgGGTTACTCAGAGTTCAAGCTTCATCTACACCCTAGAAGAAGGATTTAGCCGGCCATCGAAAGAAGTGAATCGGATGATGTTGAATTAATCTCCATGTTCCAAAGAACAATTTCCTTCTACCTTGGTTCTTTTTCCGCCGCTGCCACGACCAAAACCAATTTCCCGTTCCAAAAGCTCCCAAGTCCATTGGTCTCCATTTGTTTTAATAGGGTTTTAATGAACTAATCGCATAAAGGCCCTTCAAACTTCGCGTATTAATTAGTTGACACTCCAACTTTGAGTAATTCCGTATTTCGACCTCGCAGTTCTTTCAATTCacttttttatccaaaatcttgcaatgagctcgagcaacctataaacaaaatcaaagcaaaatcaatatcaagtaacaaatataaatgactaacaagtgtagtttggagtgccaaaatatgaatatttcgcaatgttctaaatggcacTTGGCGATAGTAGGgtggagacccacctccaagcgccaagccgcctaggcggcgccaagcaattcggcggatttttttattttttattttttttaacaaaccattatccaatcaaactatattccatgtatccataatgcaagttcaaacttcaaagtataaacccaaataaaattaagtagtagcaactagtaaataagttgaataagacaataagtagcaGGGCTTCGCTCACCTCCCtcgtattattttttatatatatattttttttaggcCGCCGACGACGCCGCCAAGACTACCAAGACGCCAAGGCGGCCttggcggccgccaaacactgccaaacctccctgggtgccaaatcaaacgccaagggctATTGGCAtggcggcagggtacctccaagcgcctaggcggcctgggcagccgccatttagaacactgatatTTCGGCACTTATCACACACCATCTGAAGCGGAGAATTTGGCATGTAACTTAATAGGGGTATCAGCAAATTTATCATTGGTGAATCTAGCTCAATAATAATCGCATTGGCATACTTAGGTCGTGACAACAAATAACCCTTAGGTGAAGAAGCCACCTCTATTGCCAAAAAGTAATGCAAAAGACCAAATAATTAATAGTGCTTAAACCTCTTCAAAGTTTAATTAATATTACCATGATTTCTCAAATTCAAGGATCCACCATTTTATCCAATTTTATCACTTCATTTCCTAGTCACTTTAGCTAGTTGGTGGATCCAATACATGCAACAAAACTGCAAAATAGGTCAATTGTATCTGACTTAAAAGACCGGTCCTTGCTTGCTCTATATAAGTCATCGTGTCTGACTTAATAAACAGACTGATCCTTGCTTGCATTATCTGATCTTTAACCAGATATCTTTTCTAGATAGTGATTGTTGTAGAATATAATGCAGATGAAGATTCAGCAAAAGAGGAGGCCAGGAGGAACGTCCAAGATGGTAGTCAAGCTTACTCCAATGCAGACGTGGTAGTCAAGCTTGGGGGTTGGGATCCCAACTATGCCAAATCTGTGGCTCAGGCTTCCTTGAGTGCCCTCAAACAATTGATTCTGTCTGACAAAAAGCTTCCAGGTACCAATAATCATGCTATTCAATTCCCTTGGGATATAGAATATACTTTCTAGATTACTAATGGAGCATGATGATCTTGACTGCTTGCATTTCTAATCTCCCAAGTGAAGCAAAATTTAAACCCTGCGGAACAAAAAGAAATACTCCAATAGAACCAACATATTGAAGGATTTCACTACCTACTACCCATAGTGATGGGATTTGTCCCTTTTGTGCAGCTGAAAAGGAGGAACCATTTATTCTATCCTAAAAATGGAAATTATTCTAGCACAACACTATAGGAGTGGGGAAGCCCATGCTACTTTATCTATTGAACCTTTCTCAGTTCATGTTCCTCTTGATTCAAGGACGTTACCGATGATATGAGTCACTTCTTCAGAGATGACTGCCTTTGAAAATATTTCGGGTTCTCGTTCCTTGATAAGTTCAAATGAATGTGGGATAGCATTTCGAACCCTTAGGATTTTATCTTTTCTATTGTTGTGGCAGAAGTCACGGAAATAAGATGTTCTATAGAATCTGAACATATGAGCGATAATACCTAGTGTTGATCACGTTAACCCATGGTATTGGGAGGGATAAGACTGCATGGAGGCTTAAGTGACGCTTAAGCTTTGGCATTAGTTATACGAGGTGGTTTCCCTCAAACTTCAACCAGCATTTTTATACCAAGCAACACCCCCAATAcgtatttgagggaacattgattctgtaattttttttccttttgttgccACACTGAGCAGCTGGTGCTAAATAAGGTGGTTTGtatttttggtatgattaaATACTATAGCATCATCTTGTTGTCACTTCTATAACTTCTGCTCTTTTTACAGGTAAGAAAAGTTTATACATACGACTGGGATGTCGAGGTGATTGGCCATACATCAAGCCTCCTGGAGGCGAGCCATCTACCGGAGGTGATAACTCTCAGCCCATTCTGTAGAATGTATCATGTACAAACAACAATTCGAAGGATTTTGCTGCTTTTGAGTTTCCTATAATGCGACTCATCTTTGTGTTTTGTCTCTGAAGCCAATAAGCAATGGAGGACCCTGTGACTCTGTAGTTGAGCTTGCTACTTTTGTAAGTGCAGATTTTCTTCAGCAATGTACCTGACACTTGTATTCTCCAATTATTTTACCTTCCTTGTCTGGGCTTGAAAATGTAGGATGtccttggaaaaaaaatttgtttttttctcaagTAGAATGTCCTGAAAATACACTGGACGTTCTACCTTTTATAAATTTGTATATGTCCTGATTAGGCCAACATAAGGAGATGTTGCTTTGAACTGATGCCTTGGACTGATAAAATTCAAAGTAAATGTGCCCAAAATATGGTCAATCCAAGAAAAGGAATGAAGAGTCGTAATCTGAAACTGAAATTCTTCActgtttgtttttctcttctaatCTTACATTCCTCGATTATGAAACAAGGAAGAACATGAATCCTCTTTATTTTGGACAAGTCATGAACTACTAGAATGTGATTAAATTTTGCAAATCCATGAGTATTTCAGAGAACGAGCTGGATAAAATTCCTAATAAGTTACAAAATCCCCTGAAAGGTATGGCAACAAAGAAACCATAATTGCCAATGCCAAAAATGTTGACCGTACTTTCATTCATTACTATTTCGTTAGACCAACATAAATGATAGCCAATGCACAGGGTTCTCTGGCATCCAGTTTCATATATCACAGATATGAGAGCCGATGAACTGGGTTCACTAGCATCTCGGTTCTCTAGTCGTTCGTTCATTACTAGGCAAGAGGAATCCCCGATTTGCAGAATAGTGGTGGATGGGGCGTCGATTGCAAGTACTTGCGATGGTTCTGCTGCTTGGTGCGTGGTAGACACAGATAATTCTAGTAGGGATAATGGTGTTACCAAAGTAAAAGCTTCCTCTGCCTCCATGGTTGAAGGTTTTGCTGCTCTTCAAGCTATTCGTTAGAGGTTTTGCTCAAGTTCAGTTGAAGTGGTTGTTGGGCTTAAGGTTTAGCTGCTCTTTGTCAGAGGTTTTGATTATGTTAACCAAGGTTCCTAGGCAAGTTGTGGTCGCTGTCTATAACCTTGCCAAAGGTGCCAAGAAAAGCTTTGTTAATGATGTGGCATGTTCTCtttcctggaaaaaaaaaaagaaaagaaaagaaaagaaagtttcATCTACTCGGAGAATTAGTTTATACTCCTATTTCCCATCCAGTAATGCAATATTAAGATTTCACTTTGAATCATGTAAATGCATTTTAGATAGTCATATCAAGTGAGAAAGATTTTCCCAATTACACGAGGTCTCATTGCATAACGCGTGTCAATATATAGGAAGGAATGACATAAGATATGAAACTCTCGATCTCTGATAGGGATACAATCGAAGATATGACACGTCATTTTTTACATAGACGACCGCCTTTACGTGCTATCTATCataacaagagagagagagagagagagagagagagagagagagagagttggaaaACAAGATAAGCCACAAATGCAGAATCATGAAAGAATAATGTTTTCATCCATCTCAAAGTCCTGCTCCGGTCGCAGCAAGAAATGCATTtctaatcttatttttttgttcaataagaTCATCGAACATCTCTGACATCTATTCGCTCACTTGGAAGTTCAGCAGAACATGAAACACCAATTTGAAGGATCGACAATAAAGAATCCCCCACTAATGTAATGTTGCTTCTGCCACTTCTATGTCGGTCCTCCTCCACTTCCAGTAAAATGCAGTGATCGACAATACTCATTACTTGACTTGGGAGAGACATTAATTCTTACGAATCTATGAAGGTTGAAATTGTCACTAAACATTTTGTTGATAGGTCTCTTTTCAGTGAACATTTCCAATAACAAACCCTCATAGCTATACATATCACCTTGCGTAGATAACAATTCACGCATGCCTTACTCTGCCAAAAGTAACAATACAAATAATTAGAGTAAGTAATAAATTCATGGAGTTAGTTTTTAGTAGCATCTGATTTTGAATTTGCTATTTCATCTAATCAGAGTAAGTAATACATAGACACAATTACCTGGGGCAATATATATATCCAAGTGATTCGATGACTCcaattgaacttgattgttgaTGATTAGACGAACaatgggtttttgaaaaaattcttgCAAGTCCAAAATCACTCACACGAGCACAAAAATCATCAGCCAGAAGAACATTGCTCG
This region includes:
- the LOC131308305 gene encoding probable inactive shikimate kinase like 2, chloroplastic isoform X2; this encodes MATATLCFCSAKNPIKPSKFRPSKSSLSSYNKPNSSAITTSLSRTISLFPSSTRFGLAKRLNPFLCKSTSTVSTSTTNYEFLDGPTELELRLELGKYAINSTRDIFVDADESSLTVRVQHSGSLWTLMEATCLYDKIKPAETIWYLDDDQLVVNLKKHDPELHWPDIIESWESLSVGVMQLLKGISIYLVGDSSEINEKIAQELAVGLGYTPFTTKELLETYGQKTINSWVIAEGSDSVVDAESVVLESLSSNLRVVVATLGGQLGAAGRADKWQHLYAGFTVWLSQSEATDEDSAKEEARRNVQDGSQAYSNADVVVKLGGWDPNYAKSVAQASLSALKQLILSDKKLPGKKSLYIRLGCRGDWPYIKPPGGEPSTGGDNSQPIL
- the LOC131308305 gene encoding probable inactive shikimate kinase like 2, chloroplastic isoform X1, with the translated sequence MATATLCFCSAKNPIKPSKFRPSKSSLSSYNKPNSSAITTSLSRTISLFPSSTRFGLAKRLNPFLCKSTSTVSTSTTNYEFLDGPTELELRLELGKYAINSTRDIFVDADESSLTVRVQHSGSLWTLMEATCLYDKIKPAETIWYLDDDQLVVNLKKHDPELHWPDIIESWESLSVGVMQLLKGISIYLVGDSSEINEKIAQELAVGLGYTPFTTKELLETYGQKTINSWVIAEGSDSVVDAESVVLESLSSNLRVVVATLGGQLGAAGRADKWQHLYAGFTVWLSQSEATEYNADEDSAKEEARRNVQDGSQAYSNADVVVKLGGWDPNYAKSVAQASLSALKQLILSDKKLPGKKSLYIRLGCRGDWPYIKPPGGEPSTGGDNSQPIL